CCTCCTCGATCCCCAGCCAGGCAAGGGCTGCGCCCTCCACCATGACGAACAGCCACGCCACGTCGACCACCGGCGAGAGCGGGGAGACCAGCATCCACGCCAGCCCGACCACGCCGCCGAACGCCCACCCGCGCACCAGGGCGGCGCTGCGTCCCTGGGCCACGATCATCACCGCGAGCACGAGGTTGCCCATCGCGAGGACGGTGCCGGCGGCGAGCAGCGCAGCGACGCCGTCGCCGAGCACCACGTCCTTGCCGAAGACCAGCGCCACCAGCCAGGCGCCGATCCACGCGGCCAGCAGCGCGCCCGCCCCGGTGCCGACGACGACGAGCCCGGCCACGACGGCCTCCACCCGCCGCCAGGCGGACGCGGTGCCCTCCAGCCACTGGCGGGTGAGTCGCCCGGTGACCGAGGCCATCAGCGCCGTCGCCACGGTGTAGGGCGCCCGGAAGAGCGCGAGCCCGGCGAACAGCGCGGTCACGTCCTGCGCCCGTCCGCCCGACAGCGCGAGGACCACCGGCGCGCCGGTGAGCGCGACCTGCGCGAGCAGCTGTCCCAGGCCGGTCGCGCCGACGGCCCGCACCGGGCTCTCGGCCTGGTCGGAGCCGGTGTCGTGCCACGAGACGAGCGCGCGGCCGTTGGCCACGGCGACGGCGTAGCCCGCGACGAGCGCGAGCCCGAACGCCCACGGCTCGGTCCAGCCGAGCGCGGCGAGGCCGAGGGCGGCGACGCTGCGGACGGCGTTCTCCAGCACGAGGTTGAGGCCGACGGCCGAGAAGCGACCCCGCCCCGTCAGGTGTCCGCGTACGACGCCCAGCAGCCCCGCGCCGAGCGTCACCACCGCGACCAGGACGGGGAACGTCGGGCCCCCGGTGCGGAACAGCCGCTCGCCCCCGCCCCACGAGACCAGCCCCGACCCGACGGCGACCGCCGCGACCAGCACCCCCAGCCGGGGCAGGGCGTCTCGCACCGCACGCTCACCGCCCGCGGCCTCGACCGTGCGGGTGATCCAGTGCTGGAGGGGGAAGGTGATCGCCGCCGCGGTGAAGCTCCACCAGGTCCACAGCACCGAGACGGCAGCCGCGTCCTGCGGACCGAGCGCGCGCGTGGCGGTGACGAAGAAGACGTAGGCGAGGACTCCCGCACCCACCGAGCCGAGTCCGAGGGAGGCGACCGAGCGCCGTCGCGCTGACGTCACGCGGCTCACCCTAGCCGCGTCACTACTATCGGGCGGGTGAGGAATCTCCTGGTCACCGGCGGCGCCGGGTTCATCGGCGCGAACTTCGTGCGGCACGTGGTCGAGCACACCGACGACGCGGTCGTCGTCCTGGACAAGCTGACCTACGCCGCGTCCCCCGAGGCGCTGGCCGACCTGCCCGAGGACCGCGTGCGCACGGTCGTCGGCGACGTCGCGGACGCCGAGCTCGTCGGCCGGCTCGTGCAGGACGCCGACGTGGTCGTGCACTTCGCCGCCGAGTCTCACAACGACAACTCCCTGCGCGACCCGTGGCCCTTCGTGCACACCAACATCGTGGGCACGGCCGTGCTGCTCGAGGCGGTCCGCCACCACGGCGTGCGGCTGCACCACGTGTCGACCGACGAGGTCTACGGCGACCTCGAGCTCGACGAGCCCCGTCGCTTCGAGGAGGGCAGCCCCTACCGGCCGAGCAGCCCCTACTCCGCCTCCAAGGCGGCCGCCGACCACCTCGTGCGCGCCTGGGTGCGCAGCATGGGGGTCCGGGCCACCCTGTCCAACTGCTCCAACAACTACGGCCCCTGGCAGCACACCGAGAAGTTCATCCCCCGGCAGATCACCAACCTGCTCTCCGGACGCCGGGTCAAGCTCTACGGCGAGGGGCTCAACGTCCGCGACTGGATCCACGTCGACGACCACAGCTCGGCGGTCCTGGCGATCCTCGACCGCGGCGAGGTCGGCGAGACCTACCTCATCGGCGCCGAGAACGAGCGCGCCAACATCGACGTCGTGCGCGCCATCCTGCGCTCCCTCGGGCACGCGGAGGACGACTTCGACCGCGTGACCGACCGGGTGGGCCACGACCTGCGCTACGCCATCGACCCGTCCAAGCTGCGCGCCGAGCTGGGCTGGGAGCCGCGCTTCGCCGACTTCGACGCGGGCCTGGCCGACACGATCAGGTGGTACGCCGACCACCGCGACTGGTGGGAGCAGGGCAAGGACCAGGTCGAGGCGGCCTACGCGAAGGCGGGTCAGTGATGCGCGGGATCATCCTCGCCGGCGGGTCCGGCACGCGGCTCCACCCGATCACCACGGCGCTGAGCAAGCAGCTCGTGCCGGTCTACGACAAGCCGATGATCTACTACCCGCTGACCACGCTGATGCTGGCGCAGGTCCGGGAGATCCAGATCATCACGACGCCGCACGACCAGGCGGCCTTCCAGCACCTGCTGGGCGACGGCAGCCAGTTCGGGCTCGACCTGTCGTGGAAGGTGCAGGACGAGCCCAAGGGGCTGGCGCAGGCCTTCCACATCTGCGCCGACCACGTGCGCGGCCACTCCAGCGCCCTGGTGCTGGGCGACAACATCTTCTACGGCGCCGGGATGGGCCTGGCCCTCAACCGGTTCCAGACGATCGACGGGGCGATGATCTTCGGCTACCACGTGGCCGACCCCCGCAGCTACGGCGTGGTCGAGATGGGCGAGGACGGCGTGGCCCTGTCGCTGGAGGAGAAGCCGGAGAAGCCGCGGTCGCGCCTGGCCGTCCCGGGCCTGTACTTCTACGGTCCCGACGTCGTCGACAAGGCCGCCGACCTCCAGCCGAGCCCCCGCGGCGAGCTGGAGATCACCGACCTCAACCGCCGCTACCTCGAGGAGGGCCGCCTGCGGGTCGAGCTGCTCCCCCGCGGCACGGCGTGGCTGGACACCGGCACCTTCGACTCCCTCAACGACGCCAGCAACTTCGTGCGCACGATCGAGGCGCGCCAGGGCAGCAAGATCGGGTCGCCGGAGGAGGTCGCCTGGCGCATGGGCTGGCTCAGCGACGACGACCTGCGCGAGCGCGGCGAGGCGCTGGCCAAGTCCGGCTACGGCGACTATCTCCTGAGCCTGCTCGAGCTGCCCGAGGAGTTCGTCGAGGGCCCGCTGGCCGACCCGATCGGCTGAGCCGTGGCGGGCACGGGGCGGCGGGTGGCGGTGCTCGGACCGCTCGAGGTGCGCCGCGACGACGGCACCCCGGTCGACCTCGGCGCCCCGAAGCCGCGCATGCTGCTCGCCGCGCTGGCGCTGTCGCCGGGTCGGGCGGTCTCCGTCGACGCCCTCCTCGACCTGGTCTGGGGCGGCTCCCCCACCCCGGGTGCGCTGTCGACGCTGCACGCCTACGTCTCCGGCCTGCGCAAGACCCTCGAGCCCGACCGCGCGCGGCGCACCTCCTCCGCCCTCCTGGTCACCCAGGCCCCCGGCTACGCCCTGCGCGTGGCCGTCACCGACGTCGACGCCGGTCACTTCGCCGCCGAGGTCACCGCGTGGCACCGTCGCCTCGCCGGCACCCTCCTCGGCCCCGAGGACGCCGACGCCTCCACCCTCGCCGAGGGGGTCGCGGCCCTCGACGAGGCGCTCGGCCTCTGGCGCGGCGAGGCGTACGTCGAGCTGGGCGACCTGCCCGCCGCCGTCGCCGAGCGCGGCCACCTCGAGGAGCTG
This genomic window from Nocardioides marmoribigeumensis contains:
- the rfbB gene encoding dTDP-glucose 4,6-dehydratase, with translation MRNLLVTGGAGFIGANFVRHVVEHTDDAVVVLDKLTYAASPEALADLPEDRVRTVVGDVADAELVGRLVQDADVVVHFAAESHNDNSLRDPWPFVHTNIVGTAVLLEAVRHHGVRLHHVSTDEVYGDLELDEPRRFEEGSPYRPSSPYSASKAAADHLVRAWVRSMGVRATLSNCSNNYGPWQHTEKFIPRQITNLLSGRRVKLYGEGLNVRDWIHVDDHSSAVLAILDRGEVGETYLIGAENERANIDVVRAILRSLGHAEDDFDRVTDRVGHDLRYAIDPSKLRAELGWEPRFADFDAGLADTIRWYADHRDWWEQGKDQVEAAYAKAGQ
- a CDS encoding lipopolysaccharide biosynthesis protein, which encodes MTSARRRSVASLGLGSVGAGVLAYVFFVTATRALGPQDAAAVSVLWTWWSFTAAAITFPLQHWITRTVEAAGGERAVRDALPRLGVLVAAVAVGSGLVSWGGGERLFRTGGPTFPVLVAVVTLGAGLLGVVRGHLTGRGRFSAVGLNLVLENAVRSVAALGLAALGWTEPWAFGLALVAGYAVAVANGRALVSWHDTGSDQAESPVRAVGATGLGQLLAQVALTGAPVVLALSGGRAQDVTALFAGLALFRAPYTVATALMASVTGRLTRQWLEGTASAWRRVEAVVAGLVVVGTGAGALLAAWIGAWLVALVFGKDVVLGDGVAALLAAGTVLAMGNLVLAVMIVAQGRSAALVRGWAFGGVVGLAWMLVSPLSPVVDVAWLFVMVEGAALAWLGIEEVSGARRAAAPR
- the rfbA gene encoding glucose-1-phosphate thymidylyltransferase RfbA, giving the protein MRGIILAGGSGTRLHPITTALSKQLVPVYDKPMIYYPLTTLMLAQVREIQIITTPHDQAAFQHLLGDGSQFGLDLSWKVQDEPKGLAQAFHICADHVRGHSSALVLGDNIFYGAGMGLALNRFQTIDGAMIFGYHVADPRSYGVVEMGEDGVALSLEEKPEKPRSRLAVPGLYFYGPDVVDKAADLQPSPRGELEITDLNRRYLEEGRLRVELLPRGTAWLDTGTFDSLNDASNFVRTIEARQGSKIGSPEEVAWRMGWLSDDDLRERGEALAKSGYGDYLLSLLELPEEFVEGPLADPIG